A window from Aerococcus sp. Group 1 encodes these proteins:
- a CDS encoding DUF1831 domain-containing protein — MAFKEKEQLKGSQKTYQVHPNCKAYTLRDYGFTSTKVGNYQIEIPIRPEFQASHYLLLKVQIDKSVDKLQMNVTNKTGLKAVNVYQNSDMADLAKRLEEILADLVENQVLAINED, encoded by the coding sequence ATGGCTTTTAAAGAAAAAGAACAATTAAAAGGGAGTCAAAAAACCTATCAAGTCCATCCTAACTGCAAGGCATATACTTTGCGGGACTATGGATTTACTTCTACTAAGGTAGGTAATTATCAAATTGAAATTCCTATTCGTCCAGAATTTCAAGCCAGTCACTATCTCTTATTAAAAGTTCAAATTGATAAATCAGTGGATAAATTGCAAATGAACGTCACTAATAAGACGGGGCTGAAGGCAGTTAATGTTTACCAAAATTCCGACATGGCAGATTTAGCTAAACGCTTAGAGGAAATTTTAGCTGATTTAGTTGAAAATCAAGTCTTAGCAATCAATGAAGACTAA
- the mnmA gene encoding tRNA 2-thiouridine(34) synthase MnmA: MNDKKNKKVVLGMSGGVDSSVSALLLKEQGYDVIGIFMKNWDDTDENGVCTATEDYRDVQAVASQIGIPYYSVNFEKEYWDRVFEYFLDEYRHDRTPNPDVMCNKEIKFKAFLDYALDLGADYVAMGHYARVRTNDQGEVELLRGVDSNKDQTYFLNQLSQEQLQHALFPIGELEKSEVRKIAEDHNLKTAHKKDSTGVCFIGERDFNAFLSNYLLAKPGLMKTLDGQVMAEHHGLMYYTIGQRKGLGIGGTKVGNNEPWFVIGKNQAKNELYVGQGYHHPLLYADYLLASEVSFTSDHFPPEDFTCTAKFRYRQKDIPVKVSFLSDDHLRVDFEEPVRAITPGQSVVFYKDEVCLGGATIDAAYKDDKKLQYQ; this comes from the coding sequence GTGAATGATAAGAAAAATAAAAAAGTTGTTTTAGGCATGAGCGGGGGAGTCGATTCCAGTGTTTCTGCGCTCTTACTGAAAGAACAGGGATATGACGTCATTGGTATCTTTATGAAGAATTGGGATGACACTGATGAAAATGGTGTTTGTACAGCAACCGAAGATTACCGGGATGTACAAGCTGTAGCTAGTCAGATAGGTATTCCTTATTATTCAGTCAACTTTGAAAAAGAATATTGGGACCGGGTCTTCGAATACTTCCTCGATGAATATCGTCATGACCGTACCCCCAATCCAGACGTCATGTGTAATAAAGAGATTAAATTCAAGGCCTTCCTCGATTATGCTTTGGACTTAGGAGCAGATTACGTGGCTATGGGCCACTACGCTCGGGTGAGAACAAATGACCAAGGCGAAGTGGAGTTGCTTCGTGGGGTTGATAGTAATAAGGATCAAACCTACTTCTTAAACCAACTGTCACAAGAACAATTACAACACGCGCTATTTCCAATTGGCGAATTAGAGAAATCGGAAGTGCGAAAAATTGCCGAAGATCATAATCTAAAGACGGCCCATAAAAAGGACTCCACCGGGGTCTGTTTTATTGGTGAGCGCGACTTTAATGCCTTCCTTTCCAATTACTTACTAGCTAAACCGGGTTTAATGAAAACCTTAGACGGCCAAGTAATGGCTGAACACCATGGGCTGATGTATTATACCATCGGTCAACGTAAGGGCTTGGGAATCGGAGGAACCAAGGTTGGTAATAATGAACCTTGGTTTGTTATCGGGAAGAATCAGGCTAAAAATGAACTCTATGTCGGCCAAGGATACCACCATCCCTTGCTTTATGCTGACTACTTATTAGCCAGTGAAGTTTCCTTTACCAGTGACCATTTCCCACCTGAAGACTTTACCTGCACCGCTAAGTTCCGTTACCGGCAAAAAGATATCCCAGTGAAAGTCAGCTTTTTGTCTGATGATCACTTAAGGGTAGACTTTGAAGAGCCAGTTCGGGCTATTACACCAGGACAGTCGGTAGTTTTCTACAAAGATGAAGTTTGTTTAGGGGGAGCAACCATTGACGCTGCCTATAAGGATGATAAAAAGTTACAATACCAATAA